One Parasteatoda tepidariorum isolate YZ-2023 chromosome 1, CAS_Ptep_4.0, whole genome shotgun sequence genomic window, TCTGATTTTTTTCGTTTGTGTAAACAGGATGTTTAGTTTATTCGAGTGTTCTTAGACcgtttttttcaatgatttcatAGCATCTTTTTAGaactgttttagaaataataaattgtgcatttagtaataaaacttgtatatttttttaaactaaaaaaatatacaagtatttaaaacttgtttaatgtaaaatttagtcatcaaataaaatatattaaataccttttacagttttacctaattttttatttttttcatttcattttatgtaatttagaCTATCATTTATTCACATATAGTTGTCATATTTAATTTAGGAGACCTGCAATATCTGATCTATACTAAAATTGAATCTAAGCAAGATtcctattttattacttttattaattcttagatagttttttttgtttcttgttaaATAAACCAGTGTAGTTtgtaatttttggtaaaattttaattcaatgtttaattattatttttccattgaaaaattaaatagagttTATAAAATACCAGTATAGtatatgtgtattttaaaaacattaaatttaatgtttttttttatgtatttacaattattatgcTCGGAAAAATGTTTATGTAGCACAGTACATatggcataaatttttttcttatgtattttctctttatttaattattttgagaatttcttAAATCATCGGTGTAACATGATATGCATCTTCTGCAGTTTGAGTTTAAAGTTTCtgttttttgtgtatttaaaattaacatattatatatattaagtgtaaatgttttaaaaaaatactctatttgaataattttatatcattaaggtataaatatttcaagaatttgtTAGAGAGAAACTATTTCATATCTGAAGCAACTAAAGCCACTATTTTATTGACAGCCCTGAGTTTagcactatttatttttattaaaatttcttgtaacagattttcattattcttggaaaagtttaattaatattttttttaatgtatacatatcaattattcatttttgtttaaaaagtatttgaacCATACATGTTTTGAACATGTTTTGgttattggttttattttattggtaaGCATAATATCCAAAGATTTAATTCACACCTTTAATTAGTACTTTTAAAGTTTGGtattttaatgctattattattaaagtttatatgttttattaaagtattttgaaatgagTTTGAaagacaattataaaaattttttagctacTCAATTTTGTCctacttttcttttattggaATGCAAGGTGATATATTGAAAGTAGGGTGAAGGCATTGAGGGTTGCGTTTGACAGTAGAATGTATGCTCCTAATTTTATCagattaattaatatgtttcttaataACTGTTTATGGTCTCTAAGATATCACCAAAATGTGCTGTCccaatttaatagtttttaaatcaggTTAAAACTATCCCATTTCCTGAAGtgaatataataaatcataCAGTTCAACTATggaaatgtatattaaaagtgtaatttgttgtattatttactttttttagaggTTCATCATGCTTTTGACAGAACATATAGCTCGTTGTGAAGCAGAAGGTGTGGATTTCAACAATTATTGGTTTAAAGCCATATTAGGTCGACTACAGGAAGTATTTTTTCaggtaatttcattttattgtttttacactaCACATGTGGATTCAAATTTGACCCTtaacacaatttataaaatttagagagAAGTTTCTGCAATATAAGGATGTAATGCCTCTTGCTACTTTGTGTTGGAATTTTTCTCTGTTAAAAGTGAAAAGTGATTGATCTTTAAATCTACTTTTAACGTTAAATGTTGAATTTTCCTGAAGAAAATTTggggatttttttcatttcttataaaatttattttatatttaatatgagaTTAGAAGATTTGAAATTGCTGACATAGAACAAACGGAATAAGTGAGAACAAATTAGATGTAGAATttagtttcaaacttttatgaaaCATCTAAGATGATATTCGACATTGAGTTTGTCAAGTTCTAAgctagttttctattttttatttttttattttttttttggaacttaaaaagataaacatttttaactatgCTGTTTCCATATTACCCCAttctaaaagaacaaaaaatatactatttttaatattgcttgcAGAGAATTTATTGTACAGTACAAAAATACCTTGtagaataatgataaaattctaGCGATTTGTAGGGGGGTGGGACATGCCGCttcaatcataaaattctttcaaaagttGGAGTGGATTTAAGTATTGTCAGCtttgattgaaaaattccatcgattttaattttgtataggacaaaaaaagaaaaaaaaacagccagTTTTATAAGTAGAAAGTTCAGAGTTTGCtaatcaaaattgtataatagaaaaaattattttcggaaatttaattacttttttaaatttctacttcaCTAATGTGCTGTCTCATCAAGCCCTAGAAAATGaagtgaataataatttattgttcattcaaaatttgccgtttattataaatttttttcttttatgagtaattggaaatttttctttaaaaaagtaacctatgtaagtaaaagaataatctaaaagtcaaaatgtgtataaatgtaagattttttttaatgttattttattatattatttttaaatataaatcatgcattttttcacccagaattttgctttatttttgtcgcattaactttttatgtacaaaatttttaaaacttttgtgttttttgttatttttacgtctattatttttaaacccttTCTGGTGCAGTGTTACCAGCTAGGAAAcacttttaccaaaattattgaTAGCCACTAAAAACATAAGactatttgcatttaaaatccAACATAGAGTTCCAGCTGTTTAATGGGAATTCATAATCAACCTTGAGAATAAAACAGGCATTCTTTATTGTAGATAATCATAACTGTAACTCAAAATATGGTCAGCTGTATTTTTTGGATATTTATTGTTGATGGTAATTGCTgccttataataaataaataatttattgtaaggCATTGCTATTCAGGATACATCATTCGTTATTCAAATCCCAgtaatggctggtcgatatgaattccacacCCGTTTTGTGCCGACCACAATGCTGGCATTAAAATATGCTCaatgatagacggatcatgtgttagagttaccttgccgtcagtctaaccatgggaggtttttgtggtttttcactccatgtaactcaaatgtgggttagttctatTAAAGTCCTCAACAAAGCCAAattgcttgatccaggagttctcttgtcttctggattgggttcaaaattacaaggctgcgtaGTTGAACAggagtagtcgtaaacctaaaattataTTGGcggttcaacggcggttataaaataaaaacaaaatatcattcactatgaatttatatattgccTTACTATGCACTGATATTCTAAGTATCGGTGACTTGATAAATTAGAGAAagtgactttttaaatttcaatttatcctTATTTATCTTTCATGATTGTTGAGTAATTCTCTATTTTCTCTTTCAGCATCATGAACAAGTATTCAAGTATGTAGATACCTTAGAGACTCTTCTATTTACGAGTGATATAGACCATCACATTCTGTCcatatttcaacaattttgtgCCCTCAAAGCATAAGAATACTttcaactgcattttttttaacNggaaaagaaaaattagttttcccCTTTAAATTGCAAGGAAATTTCTTCTTGTGACAAAACATGTCtactgaattttataattattatacttatctttttttcagaattctcattgaaagtaaagaaaaagaattctgtATACACATTGGGAGACAtactataatatttcaataaggaaaaaaaaaggttttcaaaatattaatgaatcatTATTGAGGCCTTTTTGATAAAGGTGAGATTAAAGCTTCAAAATCATGCTAATTGCTGATGAAAATGAAAGGAGTTTCTAATAATCCAATATTGAAACtggttttgatgattttaattttgtcttcattGTGCTTGGTctcattaatataatatttattactgagttatttaattttatttcgtaagttatttaatttttacagcattttctttttacttgagtagaagtttatttaatcacaggatgaaatatattgaatttgttGGTAtgcgatttaaaatatttattcaagaaatcaTAACTTAAAAGCTAAATGATACACGAAGTCTACTTTAAAAGCTATCAATTTAGcacattttctttattgaaattgttcattgtataattttttttctccaatttttatttaatattggtagtttatttatttaattaatttattagggttaactaattaattactcTTTGTTACTCATTAAAAGGCCGTATGAAGGCCCTTATAAATACACTTTATCTACTTAtcttatataaaatacatatcaaATACACTTTATCTACTTATCATATATCTTTGTGTCTCTTCCTAGCCACAAAAGTTTCTTACTGTTCCAGTTGTATGGTTCTCTCAGAGAGAGCAAAGATGagttttttcagctttttggtggaattttttttttcaatttaattataatacNCCCCCCCCCCCccgctttttctaaaaaaaatttcttttttttcgaacttctgaaaaaaatttttagaacgcATTTTCTTATCTCTGTAATCgcgattcaaaatttaattcactacatttgaaaatcatattgcGATTGAATATTCACGCGATCTAAAACTACATTTCACGATTCGTATTTAcccgatttaaaatttcacatctCTGGTCGTTTTCacgcaattaaaaatttcacatctCTAGACGTATTCCTGCGATTTATAATTACACATCTCCATTGGTAttcaactgatttaaaaatatcccaTTGGAATTCGTGttcacttgatttaaaaatttcacatcaagatcagaattcattcaaaattaaaaaaaaaagaaaaatgaaatccaaattttttattaagcattgtttgtatcttttctttttccttcagTTAATGCAATTCATTTTCTCATGGTTTCTAAAATTCCTGTATTACGatatgcaaaatttgaatcacGCATACGAGTAATTTTTGATGCATTCGATTTTCATCGTTTCCATTGTAATTCCATGCGGTGTTTCGATCGTTTTATCGGCTATTATTGCTACGAATTTTctcaatatgtaatttttaagcccctatatatataattatttttttttttacattattactaCCGGCAAAAATCAATTTGTGCATTTATTAGTCACTTTTTGACAcgacactgatttttttttcagttattgatGATTTTCACGTGATTTCGTAAAATCTCGATAGTATTATAATACGGGAAATTCAAATCGTGCACACAAATATTCACTATTGGACGCGataattttatcgttttttccaataaattttttagcagttatcactgatttaattttctcgtctttttcaaaatcttgatatttttaatacgatattatttattacaacatttgtatctcttaaatattttaagctcttCTTGACGCGTCCGATTCGTGAGATTTCGTGGTAATTACAcgtgattttattataattttttttcccagttATTGCAATGGATTTTaaggtttctttaaaaaaaaatttcttgacaaCTTACAAAATGCGTAAAAGGAagaatatgcaatttttaatgagatgaatggaattgcgatttcatttttaaaagttccttatattgagGCTCGAAGTGagatgtacttattttaaggaaGGAGGATAAATGTTTGTCagttagtctacttctgaaatgattttttctaacgTTCATAATTGAAAACGCTTGTTCACATATGTAAGATGAAgcaaacatagcactgattttctgggcatgagatattaaatttgggaaactagcttttggtaatgatttgtaaaactcacacttagaaacaactgcttcagatgattgttagattgCAACTCAATTAATTCAAGCTGCAGATCCGACCTCACTGTTTCACAATTTACGTTGAAAGGCAtggtaaaaatatctaattctgTTTGAATAGCACTGAAATCTTGAAATCTGTGTGAAAACTCAAAATGGAGTTTTTTCAAGCAATCTTCATAACTCTTAAGCTTTTCCTTACTTACTGAGGGTATTAAATTTAACCTCGAGAAATGAGACAGGTCGTTCTTGGCGAACTACCCAGCAAACAAATTGAGCTTCAGTTTAAAAGCTTTTAGGTGGGTCCAGATATCATCAATGAATTGATTTTTCCCTTGCATCTTAACATTCAAGTTGTTCATATGACAAAGAAGATCCGTGAAAAATGCAAAGTCTGAAAGCCATTCTGTATCTTCCAATATTTCGCACTCTGCTAAACATTGTTTCTCATGGAAGAACGACATGATGTCGTCTTTCAGCTGCCAAACTGGCTCGAAAACACATCCTGCACTAAGCCACCTTACTTTCGTGTAATACAATACATCAGAGTATTCAGATTGCACAGACTGAAGAAAATCTCGGAATTGCCTGTGAGTAAGCCCACGAGATCGAATAGTATTAACAAGCTTTACTACTGCATCAAGCACGGGCTTCATATTCAATGCAGATTTACACAGAGCATCTTGATGTATAACACaatgtagaaaaataactttattccCGGGATAGTTCTGATTAAAGAGTCCAAGGaatccagatttttttcctGTCATATTTGGTGCACCATCATtcgtaatattatataattttgttatggGCACTTTCAAAGTTAAAAGCCCTTCCTGAAACTCACGAAAAATATCACATCCCGTTGTATTTCCCTTTAAAGAACGCATGTACGCCAGTTCCTCGGTAATTTCTAAGTTCTCATTAATAcctcttataaataaaactaactgAGCAGTATCATTTATATCAGTACTTTCATCCATAgctattgaacaaaatttaaatcgtGCAAATTTTGTGCTAATTGTGAAGCCAAATTTTTATCGATCGTATCTTCGATTCTAGATGTCACTTTTTTTTCGCCATAAGCTTACAgcctcaaaattatttttcttgtctgGACATAAAACATCACAAACTTGGAGCATACATTGTTTAACAAACTCCCCATTACTgagagatttattatttttagctataTTGTATGCTACAATGTAACTTGCATGCGTAGCtgcttcttgaaaaatatttatattcttgaaCAAATTTTGACGGCCAGATAATTTTTAGGAAGACTTTCTGCATTTTGTCTTCTTTCACATTCAGACATTGCATATTGCATCGTAGTTGGCATTCTTATGCTTGACTGTAAAATGTCGGTTAAtgttgcattctttaaaaactgCTACAGCTTCATTGCAGATAAGACATGCTGATTTATCTTCaacaactgtaaaaaaatatttccaagtcCATTCATCATTGAACGCACGGCATTCTGAATCAACTTTGTGTTTTTTAGTCGCCATTTTTgggttaaacatttttacaaataactaAACAAGCACTAGCTGTTTTATGCATATAATAATTTCaccattatttacaataacGTTATATGTGTGCAATCTTTCCATACGTAATAAATAATTCACGCCggcagaaaaatgaaaaattcgcTCGTTAGAGCTTAAAATGCGCTGTCTGCCACATGTGAAGCACAATTCGCGTACATTAGATTCCGTATTGTCTactcctcgagaaagacaaacgctTGTTGGCGCCATTCTACAGCTATTCTAGgaagaacttctgctttcagCATGTTACCAATTGAAAAGCTGTCTGAAGATATTTCCATCAacttatgttttgtagaacgaaaatagagaaagtaaaaaggtcatcagaatttattaaaaaagaaaaaaaaaagctagctttaaacaaagtaggaaaatatgtataatgcatattgtttatatttgcgacggatcggcaagttaaaattctatccgcaggccggataaaaccttccggAGGGCCACaattggcccgcgggccgtagtttgcccatccctgtgTTAGACCATCGTTAATCAGTCCGAATTCTTACATcgggatgatggttgttcatgatcattccaacatttgatttttaaggtactatgatggaaattcgtgatggtCTATAATGGTGCAACAATGCATTTCCTTGgtggtttaataataattattgttggtTTAGCAGGAAAATaccaccaaaataatttttttttatgttggcccATCAAAAATCAGTCCAAATTCCgacattggggtgatggtggTTCTTTATagctccaaaaaaatttttctaagatattATGATGGGAATTTCTGATAGGTCAACAtaaacaaaccatcaaaacaagttgctattcttatgctggatcatcataaatcagtcaGAATTCCTACATCGGGATGATGGGTGTTTATGatctttcaaacattttatttttaagatactaTGATGGAATTCGAGATGGTCCATAATGGTGCAACAATGCATAAAAATCAGTCCAAATTACgacattggggtgatggtggTTCTTTATAGTTCCAACATTTTGCTAAGAtattatgatggaaatttctgatagGTTAACATGAACAAAGCACgctgctattcttatgttggaccatcataaatcagtccgaattcctacatcgGGATGATTGGTGTTTAAGatctttcaaacattttatttttaagatactaTGATGGAATTCGTGATGGTCCATAATGGTGCAACAATGCATTTTCTTGGTggcttaataataattattgttggtTCAGCAGGAAAAtaccatcaaaataattttttttatgttgcccCATCAAAAATCAGTCCAAATTCCGAAATTGGGGTGATGGTGGTTCTTTAtagttccaaattttttttctaagatactaggatggaaatttctgatgggtCAACATGAACAAACTATCAAAACacgttgctattcttatgttggaccatcataaatcagtccgaattcctacatcgGGATGATGGGTTTTTATGATCGTTCAAACACTTCATTTCTAagatactatgatggaaattcgtgatggtCCATAATGGTGCAACAATGCATTTTCTTGgtggtttaataataattattgttggtTCAGCAGGAAAAtaccatcaaaataattttttttatgttgcccCATCAAAAATCAGTCCAAATTCCGAAATTGGGGTGATGGTGGTTCTTTAtagttccaaattttttttctaagatactaggatggaaatttctgatgggtCAACATGAACAAACTATCAAAACacgttgctattcttatgttggaccatcataaatcagtccgaattcctacatcgGGATGATGGGTGTTTATGATCGTTCAAACACTTCATTTCTAagatactatgatggaaattcgtgatggtCCATAATGGTGCAACAATGCATTTTCTTGgtggtttaataataattattgttggtTCAGCAGGAAAAtaccatcaaaataattttttttatgttgcccCATCAAAAATCAGTCCAAATNTATATATATATACCCCCAAAAAAAACTCGTAATACTTAATGTATcgaacattattaataattcccTTTACGTGGGTACCATACAGGTGTTGATGCAAGAGTTAAGTTACACCCACTCCCGAAACAGGATTCAAACTCCTGTCCTTCCTGGTTTCAGGGCGGTCGGCTTAATTCTCCAGCATATTTTCGGTTGTTTCGTCTTTATTCAACTTTCGTCATTCAAGTTAACAATCTCTAGCAATGCACTACGATGAGGATTCGtattgaggaaatatttttgtaatacattTGAAAGTTTGTGTTTTGTCACAAATTCGATTTtctgacgaaatgattctcggAATACTGCTCAAGGATTCGGGCTGGGTCCAATTTTCTTAAAGATGCATTTTTAGCTGAGCCCATTTTCTGAAACTCGCATTTCGGGGTGGGTCATTTTCTTAACCCTTTTgcaggccgtggtaagtatacttgccaccacgttttaccacttttaatttaagtttccatttttcaataacttcagctttcttgaaatGAGTTTGGTACCCATTTGTAAgcataaaattggtaaccatttgtcacttttaaaaaacgtataaaagttataaatacataattccttttgaagtttgtagcatttaaggaatttattttataaataaagaaaaataaaagtcagtaagttcctaataggtcatgttaaaaatatttaccaccaaaaaaatggcatttttataaactaaatgagttcttttttatatatcaattactgttcttaaaacaatttcaattccaaaaatactttaatttactttactagaaataaacggcccgttaaagggttaaagatgcatttcgagctgtgtcgattttcttaaacacgcatttcgaacTGTGTCGATTTTCTGAAACACACATTCCGAACTGTGTCGATTTTCTTAAACACTCATTTCGAGCTACATCGATTTTATTAAAcacgcatacctgccaacttttatgctttttaaaacgGTGTTTTCCTAAGGGTAGGCTAAAGCCAATTAAATTGAGATTGTATGTTGGTGCTTCGTAAAAATTTAGCAAACAGTTCAAAACACTATCAGAGAGCTAGAAGCCTGTCAcacatatgtttaaattattcaaatgtagt contains:
- the LOC107436267 gene encoding general transcription factor II-I repeat domain-containing protein 2A-like, with protein sequence MDESTDINDTAQLVLFIRGINENLEITEELAYMRSLKGNTTGCDIFREFQEGLLTLKVPITKLYNITNDGAPNMTGKKSGFLGLFNQNYPGNKVIFLHCVIHQDALCKSALNMKPVLDAVVKLVNTIRSRGLTHRQFRDFLQSVQSEYSDVLYYTKVRWLSAGCVFEPVWQLKDDIMSFFHEKQCLAECEILEDTEWLSDFAFFTDLLCHMNNLNVKMQGKNQFIDDIWTHLKAFKLKLNLFAG